The Branchiostoma lanceolatum isolate klBraLanc5 chromosome 7, klBraLanc5.hap2, whole genome shotgun sequence nucleotide sequence GATTAGTTTCACCATCTGTTCCAAAAGCCCTTAGTGTATTTCGTAGTTCAGGTTTTTCACTGACTATCTTCTGAAAAAGAGGTAAATacgattctttatttttgtcttgGACAAGTGCCATGGGGCCTATCATTGTTGGTGACACGTTAGTCCCTTTAACTAATAGATTTGAATGGGTATACGAGGTGGCAAGAACCCAAAATGGGCCACACTTGAAAGTTATATCGGCACCTAAAATAGCAGGATTTTCAATAGTACAGAAAGTTGAGATGTCATTAATTTGGCGTGCGTTGTATAGGATTTGAATACTTGAGCAGGGTGATTTGATTATGTTTTGGAAGAATCTATCTTCAGGTCCCTCTTCCTGCATAAAAGAAAGTGCACGATAAACTGGATCGTCTACTTGCATGTCTTTGCTTTTCCTAATAATGTCTGTCACTTGTTTACGGCCTCTTGGAAGTTTACAAGGTGTGTCAACACCTGTGCTGGAGCCTACAGCTTTTGTTACCTCATAACATATTTTTGAAGGTCCTGCAATAGGGTCaacttcttttttgttcttaaaCATTTCAATGGTACTTGGGTTGCATCGGACGTACGGCCTCGTAGCATTTTGTTTAGAGTTGCCATGTGGCTTCCTGTTAATCTGACAAGGTTCACCAAGGAatctgtactgtacaaaaacatagGGAAGTTCTTCGCCCGAGACATGTATGGCCCTTACTACAGCCTTTTTTAGTGTTTTCTCTGAATTACAGCAATAGGATATTCTTTTTAATGTTATGCCTTTCACcgaatattctttttttttggtacaTACATGCTGCCAGCCACCCATGGCATCTACATGTGCATCTACAGATTTTACTTTCGATTTGGCTGATATATCTATCAAAAAAGAAGCATTACAAGAAATTTGTGTGACTTGCGTATTTGTACAGTGAGTTGTGCGTTCTTGCGAGGAGAGTAGATCCAGGACTTCCAGGTTTGTGACGGCTGTCTTTCTTCCATGGAAGATTGCAGTGATCCCCCCATGACATGGCTGCCGTGACTGAAAAGtcaatagaaacaaacaaactagtacATCATAACAATATCAATTATAGAGATGATATGAAAAAGGAAAGTTTAACATCTAATTACGATGCTATTCCTTGTTTACAATATTCCTTAAGTTGTattaatccaatccaatccttaCCGTGCCATCCCAGTCACTGTCACTCAATGACTCTTCATTTGACTGGACCTGGAACCAAATTCACACTAAcagttaaaaagttaaatctttatgtgttttgtgagAAGCAGAGAAGTAGTCTAATTGCCATTTATAGTCACAATATAATCACATACATTTAATTCCATAAACAtttagtatacatgtaattgtgcgCAGTTGTGTGCGTGCGTGGGTCTTGCGGGCACACAAATTAAGTACTTAATGTTTACATGGTTGAGAGGTAATAGCGTGGAAAATAGGTTACTTTTTTAAttcacagaagaagaaaaaaagtaccTCATCTGAGGGTGAAGACCTCCCCTGGCGTCTCCGCTGTCTGGAAGTTGTGGTGAGTGTTCCTTCGTTGTCTTCAGCCTGTATACAGGAATTGAAGGAAGTATGGTGTGATAAGTACACAGAGGTATTGCCAAGCATGCCACTctcaaaatatcatcataatgcaTTGTTCTGTTCAAGTGGTTTCTGATGGACAAAGAATAACAGTAGTAGGGACaaataacaaattgaattgCATCTCTCGATGATAGGTGAGTTGCAGCAATAATATGACTAGATATATACCTCTGATGTAGAAGGAAACAACTTCTTAGCCCTCCCCTTGGTTGGTAGGCTTATGGTCTCTTCTTCCTGCCAGTGAACATATACATTGCATTTCCAATTACTTATTAACACTTACATAAATACACACTGATGGTAAGAGTAATGATTTTGCTCAGTAGTTGCTTCTTTTTATCCCTCATAGATAATGTGAAGTACCTTGTCCACAATAGACATTGGTAGCCATTGTTACTATAGCTATTAGCCATGTAGTAGACAGTCATAAAAGTCTAAGGTGGCTGGACACAGCACAGCTGTAGGGTGGTCACCATTAGATACATACAGAGGTAGAGACAAAGACAGAAAGAATATATATACAAACGAAAGTacatttattattattttttatgtttgaacTACGCACTCTCCCCTGCCATGATGGGCAATGACGCTATGGTCTGTGCAGCCGCCTTCTGCTCAGGTTGCTCAGACGTCATTATTCCAGAACAGAGCAGGCAAAGGGAGGACACATATAAACAGTGAGAGATAAAGAGGAGAGAGAGATAACCACCCATACAGCTCTGTCCTTGCAACTGAAAAATAAATGCAGAACAATACTAACCTCGCTGTCATCACTGATGGTTATGACGTCTGATGCGGCACCTTGTGAAACCTGGAAGTAAAAATCCAATCGTTAATAGAATTAGTGAAATAtggtgtgttatgtatgtgcGTATATGTATAGTTAACATGGTTGGGAGCTGATAGCATGGCAAATAGGTTACTTTTTTAAttcacagaagaagaaaaaagaaaagtacCTCGGCTGATGGTGAAGACCTCCTCTGGCGTCTCCGCTGTCTGGAAGTTGTGGTGAGTATTCCTTCGTTGTCTTCATCCTGTATACAGGAATTGAAGTTGCAGAGAGTCAGTAAAAAAACGCATTTTTGCAAGAAAGTCTAAGACCAAGCTTACGAGTGGTGCTTACTCATGAATGTGGTGGTAGTACTACTACAAGAAATATTATTGTTAAGAGGCtcattgtttacatttttctcctgtatgtacTGTTGCAACGAAAACAATGATGAGACAAGCTGTTACCTCCTCCAACTTCAAAACTTCAAAGCAGTTCCTTGTTTGTGGGATGTCTGGAAGGGAGACAGTCGAGCTGTCTAGGTCATCGGGCCCACTGTACTCGTACCCGTCCACATCCCATACCTGTTCACCATCAGCAGTCTGTTGTACATGGAACAGAAAAGATAAGCCATATGGAAATTAGGACCAGTGCAGGCTGGAAGTGATTGTGTCGTACTACTGTCTAATTCCGTGTAAACATGGGCTTTGGACCATTATATGTCATCCTTAGTGCCactaaaaatgagcaaatacCTGCTCTCCAGGCTCAACGCTGAGGTAATGCTCTTCGGCAATATGTCCCAGCAGGATGACATCAGTACTGGAGGCCACTCCTGAAGGGCGAAGGATGATTGGATTGCCCTGTCGGAATTAATATCAACAGACATGTAGCACAATACaaagatatttgaaaaaaaaaaaaactattgctTTTAATTTCAAAGAATCCCTATTGTTTCCACTGAAATGCTGCTTTCAGACAACATGATTAACAACTGTTTAAATGTATAACACAAAGTCCCTATGATTAATGTATGGTGAAGTACGTCAGGAATGATGATTAATCTGTGTGCAAAATGAAGTAGTTAACACAGTGTTTGTGCTTCAATGATCTGAAGAAAACGCTGTTTCTCCTCATTCGACTGTACCGAGATGGAGGTAAACACACCGTACCCAGCCTATGTTGGccagatacaaatgtatggtTGAAGGATGTTGTAAAGTGGTGTAAAACTTAAGAATCTAAACTGTGAATGTGTGTTAAATATGGCATCTAACATACCGAAGAACTTGGCATGATCTGCACGCGGACATGCAAGCAGTTTGTGAGCGCCAGCAATGTTAGGTGGTCGCCCCAGACACCCTCTTGTCCCATATGCTGTAGGTAGCCATCCAGATCTTGCCCATCCACAAAATCTGCCACACGGCATGGGTCCGGACCAGGCTGAAACAGTCATAACTTGTGATATATTATAGTATTTTGGTTGGTTTGGGAGCAACGGGTTTCAAATGGCTTTGTTGCAAATTTGAAACATGTTTGATTATAACTATACAACACGCACAAAATCTTTTCAATACCGATACCAGCTGTACCTATGTTGAAGATGTGATGCACACCTCCAAGGGATTAATCATTGTAATAGATAATACTAAGTACTATAGATAATACTAATGTTTAAACACTTAGAGACGAGGTATAGATACTCAAGCAGACTCTTTTAGTTTCTGCGGCATATTTGTTGAGggttatacatgtaacgttatgaacAAAAGGCCCTGGTGTTATAGTCAATATCATAACAATAGCTAACTGTGAAACGTAATAGTTAAAGAAGAAAACGAGACAAGATATATGCATTTACCAGCACAGGATTGTTCCGGATGTAGTCGACCGCCATCCGGCGCAGATCTTGATGCGACCAGACACCTCTTCCTATCCGTTCTAGCTGGTCTGCCACGGCTGCGAACTGACAGTTCCCGTCCGATGGAATCTCATCCCTGACGACCAGATGCTCCCTTGCTAGGTTGCGCAAGAGCCGGCTGTACTCCATGTCGAACGGTGTTGGTCCAGCTTAGGTCAAAAGAAATAAATTATTAACAAAACGAAGGTCATGGCAATAAACTGTTAGGGTCTGACATAAAAAATTGTATGCAGCGGCAGTGCACAAACTTGAGATTGGGGGCTGGCTATCCAGCGCCTGGTCTGTGAGCGTTTACGTGAAACTTTGAAGGAACACCGCCTTTTGGGGGGCAAATCAAACTCCATTACAGACCCCCGTTAGTCCGACGCATTTCTTTTTGCTGATAGATACCGATGTCTGGTGGCCGCTCGTGTAGcaatcacatcacatcacacaATATATTTCTATTTCAAAATCTGTATAAACTTTTGAATATTATACTAATTATAAGGTTACATGAATCCGATGTCGAATCAGTGAGTTGCATCAGTTACACTTTGGCGTACAATAATCAGGGGACCCATCCCATCCCGCCCACGCCCCTTACCCAATTTAATGCTGAAACTGTTAATATTGTTTGTCGGCTTGCGTTTTAGATTACTGAATATATAAACAAGGACAATGACACACGATTGAAAGTACAGTGTGAACTTGCTATTGAGCTGTAGTATTCAAGGTGATCTGCCACCGGCACCATCAATAGCTCATTTCCATACCTATGATGTTGTTCCATTGTCCTCGGTGCTTCTTCTTAGCGTGACTCTCCAGTTCAGGGTAGTCAGCGAACAAGTCCCCACATACATCACAAAGCCACTGTAAAGATGAATGACATTTACAGTAAGATGGCTGTGCCTTCCTAAACATTATGTAACGGGAGAACTTTTGTTGAACTTGAATATGAACTGGCATTCGCGTGTGTTTTCTtaatgtaatgtccttggttttctTAAATGTCCGTTTGAATATGGGGACCGATGAATGAACTTTGATCCTGTCCTTCgcttggaccaaggaggtttaaacctccttgcttggacGTCCCAACTTTGTAAACGTTGTTGTACCGTAATGTAAATTCCGACTCTATATCATTATGGATTAATTAACATGTTTATGGAATATCCGTACAACTTTCGCCGAGGATGGCTCATTGAAATCTCGTGGGTGTGTGTAAGCAGACCCAATGGGAGCTAACCTCACTAATTGATAGCAGAACTGTCGCTAACTTGGAAGGGCAGGGTGTAATCCATATTAGAGATGACGGCCGTAACGACGATGTAATGATGTTCCCACTAGGGGTTAGAGCCGGCGTCGCGACAGAGACTAGATATAGTAGATAAGATAACACAAATCTCTCGAGAGAGAGTCGTCTTTCTGGACTTGAGAGAGACAACAGTCGTCCGGGCGGCTGTGCGTGTACGGAATATTCTGTGCCCTTGTGTGATTTCTTCCCTGAACACTATATGCGGGATTCCTAACAACCGGGGTATTCAATCAATCACCACCCTTACACTACAATGAACAAATTAAATACCCGAAGCTTCATTGATACTACATGCCATAGCAATTCTATGTGTATGTTAAACTTAAATGTAGTTGATAAGGTACTTACGCTTTCCGAGTCCATTGCTCGCAAGTCTTGCCTGACCTTGAGATGCTGGCCTTCAACGGGTTGAAAGTGAGGTAGACGAAGTCCCGATCGACGTAACACGCGCCAAGAAAACGAAGATGAGGGCCTAGCTTTGGCTGACCAAAAGGACACGTCCGTATACTCGAAGGAGATAAGGAACGAAAATGGGGGCCTAGCTTTGGCTGACCAAAAGGACACGTCCGTATACTCGAAGGAGATAAGGAACGAAAATGGGGGCCTAGCTTTGGCTGACCAAAAGGACACGTCCGTATACTCGAAGGAGATAAGGAACGAAAATGGGGGCCTAGCTTTGGCTGACCAAAAGGACACGTCCGTATACTCGAAGGAGATAAGGAACGAAAATGGGGGCCTAGCTTTGGCTGACCAAAAGGACACGTCCGTATACTCGAAGGAGATAAGGAACGAAAATGGGGGCCTAGCTTTGGCTGACCAAAAGGACACGTCCGTATACTCGAAGGAGATAAGGAAGTGTGACTCTCAATGCCTCAGGATCCAGCAGTGACGAGCGGATCAGGTGACTATCGTAAATCACCTCCCGGTAGATCAAGGGAGACCTCCTTGGTAGATAGATCTCACCGAGTCGAGTCAAATCCTTTATTTCAGCTCGAATGCTTGTGTAGCAATagtgattgtacattgtaggaGCTATATATGCATATGTTAGTGCCTTGTAAATTACGTATGCGTGTAGGCATCCCCTTGATCTCCGTTTGATCTTGTATGTATTATATGCCCTTCCTTGTTAACACTAGAAGTGTCAATCAGCTCATTATGCGTCTGCCATGACTGATATGCAAGACAATTTGGCTTGCTGGAAGACACCATCTCACGTACAAGTGTAAGATATTACAAGTCTGGCTAATTAATAATAATGAATAGGAAGTGTGGGACTTttaattttccactgctttcaaagaagaaatcaaataaTAGAATATTCGTAAGCTATTTAGGTGAGAGATTAAGAGGCCTTGAGCCTAGAGTAGTCAGTCAGTCAGAGATCCAAAGCTGTGCGACGTGCCTGTGGAGTATTTCCTGCCTATCAACCTTCCTGTCCATCTACCGAACTTCTTGGTAAGTGAGTCTGTTAAAAGTACACAACGCAATGTCCGAATGTATGTAAGATTGTAGGAAATTCCCAGTGCCGATCGCTGTTCTCGTAACTGTGTAACTTGTACCGTAGTTTGTGTCTACTATTGTgtgtgtcaataaatacaactgTCGGGACCAGAATTAGTGTCGAACTGAATTACTTAGTAACTTTATACCGTAACTTACCACAAGGTAACGTAGTGAAAGCCTTAAAGTAAACTGTTATACTTGTgcaagattaagaaatacacaaactcatattccttttgaaatcacCCATCATAggaagtgtgggactttttattttccactgctttcaaagaagtaatcaaaccccgcattagtaccgtagaatAGTTTAGACTAGCAAAATATGTTCAACGGTTgtatacatacaaaatgcatATACAATCCCACTCGTTGTACGAAACCTCTTGGTTAGAAAATCTTAGAAATGACGCGGTTTTTGTTTAGATGCTCATTGACTTAGGCATTTCCCGCCGTTTTCCCGTCATTCCACACGGCGGGGGTCCGAAACGTTCGGACCCTACCATTGTGCGTCTTCGCGGGGCTACTTCAACATCTGTAACGGTCAACATTCATAATGCTAACTGTAAGAAGTTTGTGTGCCAAGCATATTGTAAAGTCCTGTTTTGCAGTATAACATTCATAACATTATGGCCTTGGACCATTCTGCTTCAGTGGGGTTACCTGCGGTCATGGAGATACATGTTTGATAGAAACCGCCACATGCCGTAATCTATCCGAGACGTTAGAGTAATTAATgatttttatttgcaagttcctgcccgagggctaattgcaacataaaaCAACGTATCATTAAAAAGTATATAGACAGTGCAAATGGCTACAAATGGAACAAGTGACCACATTaaaaactgctacggaatacaatcttaAAGCCTCGGCTTCAGGGTTTAGCTTTTTTTGGAGGCAGCGGAAGACGACGTGACCcacttttttctaaaatgaGTAGGTTCagtcccctctcactggacccgcgactgATTTGACACCGCGTTGAAAAAATGTAAtcgaaaaaaaaacgaatctttttacgctgtCAGTGATTTTTTGCCTGTTTAGTCATACTAGtcaggctaactcaaattcgaCATAGAACGCAGTGAGGTCCAGACGCCCTAACCCTTCAAACGCGGAAAGAAAGGGGTACATAAAAAGGCTTGCTGAACGGATTGCAGCGGTATTGCTGttcatctaaatgtggcccgcgAACTTagaatagtaattaggatacgttgagatcaAGAGAACTTAAtacaagtgtcaaattgtacgggccggatttaatgaacgagccacagggggtctagcCCTTAAGACGCGGAAAGGAAAGGGTACATAAAAAgacttgctggacggattgcagcgctttttgctgtttatctaagtGAAACAGAACAAACAGAATTGAAGCACTTGATGCAAGTATGATAGAAATATAAATGCACATAGTAGACTAGTTGGCAGCCACCAACGCAGGGAAATTTATGCTGACCTGTGCGCTGGCTAGACTTTCAAAAGGGATAATAGAATCGCTGATATAGTTCACGGAATATCAACTGATGATATCAAGTCGTTGTTTGATTAAttacaaatatgatattgtGAACTGTGTCGTTCGACAACTGACTGCGGCATGAGAACTTCTTTTCTTGCCTTAATTTGCCCATGTCATTATACATTTCTAACAGGGGACTGTGGCCACTTAAGAGAACACACAAGAGTGCCGCGCACATCAGCTTTGTGCAGACCAACGACATGCGTCGACGTAAGGTATTTACAGATTTCGCATTTTTTTCGCATAGTTTTAACTGTCTGTTGTTcgatgatgttgatgttgacaaTCCTAGTTTATAACATTGATTAACACTGGGGCTCGGGGTCAATCAGAAAGTAGATCTGTAACTTACTATGATACTTCCTGATTTTACTCAGATGTGACTGTACTAAGATGAATACATTTGTCTATGCGTGAGGTGAAGTTCTTCTTCATAATCCAAGTCTCTCGAATTTCTAAAGTCTAAAATCCACGTTATTTTCCATATTCCCACACATTTTCATCGCCAAGGTAATTAGAAAGTAACTTTCTTATATACCCCAGTGTCTTTATACATGCAGATTGGTACTGTGACATGTACACTGGCTGTTTTTTTCAACATGATTAAAAGAAATAATTTAGCTATGCTCTAACAAAGTACATAAACATAACGAACTGCATAAGCATGACACAGTGATCCCGCCTTGTTCGACGCAAAATTTTCGCGCGTCAAAACATGACTCTTCACCGTTAATGCCCCGGTCACGTGCACATACATGCTACGATGAACCTGAGATAGATGCGCTttactagcctggaatctatcCTATTTAgtttccgtccgctaccctagctccgctgcgctacccaagtgTTTCATGACACTCGTACACAAGCCACTAGCAAAAGAAGGCTGATTaaatgtttgactttgagtGGGGTAATCTCGACACTTGTATATGTGACCCACTCACacaagcaggcctggtgctcgttACATCGACTTACAATCATGATAAGTTGTGTATCATTGGAATGAAAAATATGCGAGCTTTCCAatcatatatataatacattgaaaatgatccagaaaagttaagtttccaaactttttgtgccatttttaaattGAAATAGTTCAACGATTATATAACCATTAATGTTGCCTGTCATCGTCTAAAATAGCCATGCTACCAAAGCCTAGCGGAAAACATCCTCGCCGTGTTCGGGTCGGCTGGGGCGGCAGACGGCTGCAAATACTACTCTGCACAATCACTCTGGGGTTCAGTGGCCGTTCGATGTGGGCTAGCCGACAACAGAAAGAACCGCCGAAATGTGCAGACTCAATGGGCAAGAAACAGGGGAAATGTCCGGAGCTTGTTCAATAAGGTAGGTTTGTAATAAATCTCAAATACATGAAAtaagtttttttcatgttttctgATCACCCTATTAAAGGTCATCGCAAAAATTATTACTCAGACACCGAAATGATATTACGTTAAAGCATTCTCCCTCAAAACATATAATAACAAAAGCATACCACTTTCGGTTTCAATTCACGTTCATAAAGAAATATGGTATGGAAAAAACACAGGGCACAGGCTATTACCGTCACTGTACACTGTCAGTCTAAACGACTGGGACCTTACAACTGCGAATGATGCATGCAAACTCAGGTAAAAAACAATCAAATTCAAGCTGAGGTACAGTGCAGATTAAATTGAATAGTACTCCACTGTTACGGACTCAAGTTGGAGGGGTGTACTTTGTTGCACTGGCCGCGATCGAGTTCAAATACATAACTAAAAGAAATAATTAGCATAATTGTAGTCGCATCTAGACGACAGTAGCCCTACGACTTACGAGTGTACTGACAACGGATGTTTTACTCCTTTAAAGGTCTTGCAAAATGACAACATGAAAAGGAGACTGCGCCCGAACCCAGCACAGATACAGTTAGAACCATTTGCGTTTTTGTAGCAAGGAATGGAAGTTTGATAACAGAGTTTAATCTGATATGGGTTATGAAAGATTTGTACAGTGTATCAGTACCTTTCGGTTTTCTAATCTTATTCAGTGGTTTGTATCAAAACCCGTACATTTGGTGCCTGTGGCATTGTCTCTAGATGATTGTGAAAGTCTTGATTTTCTGTTAATTTTGACCTTACGTGAATATGGCCTTCGTTCCAGCCTGATGCCCCTGACAACGGGACAGGTGTTGATGAACTGGACACGCAgaacaaagaacatgacgaAGAAACTGACGCGGCCGGTCTGGTAAGTGAACTGTACAGTGTGGTCGTTTAGACTGACAGACAGGGTACACTGTGCACTGTCAGTCTAAACGACTGGGACCTTACAACTGCGAATGATGCATGCAAACTCAGGTAAAAACAATCAAATTCAAGCTGAGGTACAGTGCAGATTAAATTGAATAGTACTCCACTGTTACGGACTCAAGTTGGAGGGGTGTACTTTGTTGCACTGGCCGCGATCGAGTTCAAATACATAACTAAAAGAAAGAATTAGCATAATTGTAGTCGCATCTAGACGACAGTAGCCCTACGACTTACGAGTGTACTGACAACGGATGTTTTACTCCTTTAAAGGTCTTGCAAAATGACAACATGAAAAGGAGACTGCGCCCGAACCCAGCACAGATACAGTTAGAACCATTTGCGTTTTTGTAGCAAGGAATGGAAGTTTGATAACAGAGTTTAATCTGATATGGGTTATGAAAGATTTGTACAGTGTATCAGTACCTTTCGGTTTTCTAATCTTATTCAGTGGTTTGTATCAAAACCCGTACATTTGGTGCCTGTGGCATTGTCTCTAGATGATTGTGAAAGTCTTGATTTTCTGTTAATTTTGACCTTACGTGAATATGGCCTTCGTTCCAGCCTGATGCCCCTGACAACGGGACAGGTGTTGATGAACTGGACACGCAgaacaaagaacatgacgaAGAAACTGACGCGGCCGGTCTGGTAAGTGAACTGTACAGTGTGGTCGTTTAGACTGACAGACAGGGTACACTGTACACTGTGCACTGTCAGTCTAAACGACTGGGACCTTACAACTGCGAATGATGCATGCAAACTCAGGTAAAAAACAATCAAATTCAAGCTGAGGTACAGTGCAGATTGAATTGAATAGTACCCCGCTCTTAATCTTACAGTGTCAAGTTGGAGGGATGTACTTTGCTGCACTGGCCGCGAGTTCAAATACATAACTAAAAGAAAGAATTAGCATAATTGTAGTCGCATCTAGACGACAGTAGCCCTACGACTTACGAGTGTACTGACAACGGATGTTGTATGCCCTTAAAGGAGGTGCAGACTGACAGCATTAAAAGGAGACTGCGCCAGAACCGACCAGAGGTAAATTTGATTGTGACTTTTCATGCTGCTAGATATAATGCTTATGATAATATTCATTGCATAATCAATCCCCAGGCGGATAAATGCATAGGAGACCATAATTGGTGTAAATGAGGTAGTaaattgataatgataacgttGACATTGAAGTGAAATACAATATTAAATAATTCACCAATGTACATCCGTTCTAATCGAATTTTTCTCGCGTTTTAAGCAGCAAATTATATTGACCTTGCTTCATTTATATGAACGTTTAAAACAGGCTTGCAGCGCAATGGAAGAACGCTATGCAGAACTGCaatctttcattttgataaAATATGAATCCGAGGTGGTGATCGTGTCTTTACCAGTATTGCACATATAACAATTAGAAAACCATTTGCGTCTTTGTAGAAAGCAATGGAAGTTTGATAACGGAATTTAGTCTGATATGTTTTATAAAAGATTTTACAGTGTATTGTGATTagtaccttttgttttactAATCTTATCAAGTagtttgtattaaaaaaagtacatttggtGCTGGTAACATTGTCTTGTGATGTTCTCTTTTGTAGAAGCGATTTTCTGATAACTGGATTACTTGGGGTAGTGTTGAGTGGAAGGATATGGAGGTGAGTTTGTATCTCTGACATTTTTAGTCCCTTACCTTTACGCTGTATTCGTCTTTGTTCAACAATTTTGGTTGACGAGCATGCagtaacattatatatatatatatattggtaaCTCTTGCTGTATTTTTACTTACAGGCTGACACGAGTGACGGGAGGAGGAGGAAGCAGGAACTTGCCGCTGAGTAAGTTTTTTACGTATCTCCCTCGCTTGGATTCAATATTCCAAGATTTGAAGTTGTGTGTTGTAGAAGAAATAGTGATGTATACATATAAACATGACATCACTGAAATTGGACGGAAGCCGTGGCTTGCACTTGGATCATAGCGCAGACTTTCACTGAGAAAGAGTGATGACAGCAAAGAAATAGTTGAGTGATACTGGAAGGTCCATCATATCTATGTCTGAGCACCGCTGCAACATTTCAAGACCTTACCAGTAATCATATTTTAGTTATGTAGTCTCCACTGCAAGACTTCATAGTATCCAGTGTGTTTAGAATTGGTTTTACAGCTAAGGCATTTTCCGCTTTTTAGGATGGACATTACACATGTAAGGA carries:
- the LOC136437821 gene encoding uncharacterized protein isoform X2, with protein sequence MPVHIQVQQKFSRYIMFRKAQPSYCKCHSSLQWLCDVCGDLFADYPELESHAKKKHRGQWNNIIAGPTPFDMEYSRLLRNLAREHLVVRDEIPSDGNCQFAAVADQLERIGRGVWSHQDLRRMAVDYIRNNPVLPGPDPCRVADFVDGQDLDGYLQHMGQEGVWGDHLTLLALTNCLHVRVQIMPSSSGNPIILRPSGVASSTDVILLGHIAEEHYLSVEPGEQTADGEQVWDVDGYEYSGPDDLDSSTVSLPDIPQTRNCFEVLKLEEDEDNEGILTTTSRQRRRQRRSSPSAEVSQGAASDVITISDDSEAEDNEGTLTTTSRQRRRQGRSSPSDEVQSNEESLSDSDWDGTSRQPCHGGITAIFHGRKTAVTNLEVLDLLSSQERTTHCTNTQVTQISCNASFLIDISAKSKVKSVDAHVDAMGGWQHVCTKKKEYSVKGITLKRISYCCNSEKTLKKAVVRAIHVSGEELPYVFVQYRFLGEPCQINRKPHGNSKQNATRPYVRCNPSTIEMFKNKKEVDPIAGPSKICYEVTKAVGSSTGVDTPCKLPRGRKQVTDIIRKSKDMQVDDPVYRALSFMQEEGPEDRFFQNIIKSPCSSIQILYNARQINDISTFCTIENPAILGADITFKCGPFWVLATSYTHSNLLVKGTNVSPTMIGPMALVQDKNKESYLPLFQKIVSEKPELRNTLRAFGTDGETNLIESLKDTFPNAKGYRCTIHLWKNIKNKCQTFGITPPKCSQIVDELKYLCLNTEHFENDYAILKDNWIKLADSSQKAPMTKLLKYLEKNIVPVLKDNVLVTNNKNHYLYTQNACESLNAMLKRWASFRSQQIDTFIKDIKDFVLWQEENAVQAYLGMSAEWEVRDKNLQKTPEWLINDNIKGVTRAYRKKQLLFMGYSCGIEENEENLESVKEIEDVEWGVWGYAFKLNETGLSETMIKGVILKAKNILDSGMIRKGFNDPKERIVNSESSSKYPHCVKPMKSGGFKCDCQGYKASTICAHTLATACDCNDLVVYVDYIVSKCIRPNLTPLCAGKASNPGRKKPISRKRKRNSPTRAIVPLKKRSTQNSISPKPWLSSNAEWYLINYKTCRARLCAGCREEYKTKKPPPNDVLLRHWESDFKKGTRDVALESHRYYHVDFRCLRRRHPTFDPIQKTFVIGPRVSSEQVEHVEQVLGHRIT
- the LOC136437821 gene encoding uncharacterized protein isoform X1; protein product: MPVHIQVQQKFSRYIMFRKAQPSYCKCHSSLQWLCDVCGDLFADYPELESHAKKKHRGQWNNIIAGPTPFDMEYSRLLRNLAREHLVVRDEIPSDGNCQFAAVADQLERIGRGVWSHQDLRRMAVDYIRNNPVLPGPDPCRVADFVDGQDLDGYLQHMGQEGVWGDHLTLLALTNCLHVRVQIMPSSSGNPIILRPSGVASSTDVILLGHIAEEHYLSVEPGEQTADGEQVWDVDGYEYSGPDDLDSSTVSLPDIPQTRNCFEVLKLEEDEDNEGILTTTSRQRRRQRRSSPSAEVSQGAASDVITISDDSEEEETISLPTKGRAKKLFPSTSEAEDNEGTLTTTSRQRRRQGRSSPSDEVQSNEESLSDSDWDGTSRQPCHGGITAIFHGRKTAVTNLEVLDLLSSQERTTHCTNTQVTQISCNASFLIDISAKSKVKSVDAHVDAMGGWQHVCTKKKEYSVKGITLKRISYCCNSEKTLKKAVVRAIHVSGEELPYVFVQYRFLGEPCQINRKPHGNSKQNATRPYVRCNPSTIEMFKNKKEVDPIAGPSKICYEVTKAVGSSTGVDTPCKLPRGRKQVTDIIRKSKDMQVDDPVYRALSFMQEEGPEDRFFQNIIKSPCSSIQILYNARQINDISTFCTIENPAILGADITFKCGPFWVLATSYTHSNLLVKGTNVSPTMIGPMALVQDKNKESYLPLFQKIVSEKPELRNTLRAFGTDGETNLIESLKDTFPNAKGYRCTIHLWKNIKNKCQTFGITPPKCSQIVDELKYLCLNTEHFENDYAILKDNWIKLADSSQKAPMTKLLKYLEKNIVPVLKDNVLVTNNKNHYLYTQNACESLNAMLKRWASFRSQQIDTFIKDIKDFVLWQEENAVQAYLGMSAEWEVRDKNLQKTPEWLINDNIKGVTRAYRKKQLLFMGYSCGIEENEENLESVKEIEDVEWGVWGYAFKLNETGLSETMIKGVILKAKNILDSGMIRKGFNDPKERIVNSESSSKYPHCVKPMKSGGFKCDCQGYKASTICAHTLATACDCNDLVVYVDYIVSKCIRPNLTPLCAGKASNPGRKKPISRKRKRNSPTRAIVPLKKRSTQNSISPKPWLSSNAEWYLINYKTCRARLCAGCREEYKTKKPPPNDVLLRHWESDFKKGTRDVALESHRYYHVDFRCLRRRHPTFDPIQKTFVIGPRVSSEQVEHVEQVLGHRIT